The Candidatus Campbellbacteria bacterium genomic sequence TTCGGGAGCACGTAGACCGAGTTCGATTCTCGGCGGCCCGACAGATGGCGTAAAAGAAGAATAAGACACCGGAAGTGTGGGGCACTTCCGTGGCTCTGAAAGAGACGTAGACCGAGTTCTGAGTCACAAATAATTTTCTGCTGAAAATTTTTGCGACCCCGTCTCGCGCCGTCGCGCTCCGACTCTTTGACTGTGCACAGTCAAAGCTCGGCATCCCGACAGAGGGTGTAAAATTAGTATTTAAAATTAAAAATATTTTTATGCCAGTATTTTTATGTTTACCGACTAAGTAAAAAAGTTATGGGACAGTACCGGAAAGATTTTCCAGATGTACATGATGGACAGAGATTATGCACCGTTTAAGTTGACCGATGAGTGGGGAGAATGTGTGCAGGTCTACCTCATGCTTACAAAGAGGGGTAGACAAAAAGGGAAAACCGAGGAAGAAATACAAGAAATGCTTAGAGAGAAAATTGCGGACGTGTTTGGGTACTTGCTTCTTTTTGCTGAACA encodes the following:
- a CDS encoding pyrophosphatase, producing the protein MMDRDYAPFKLTDEWGECVQVYLMLTKRGRQKGKTEEEIQEMLREKIADVFGYLLLFAEQENIDLSDALKKNGLLTLRNNTHQ